The proteins below are encoded in one region of Pirellulales bacterium:
- a CDS encoding DUF6793 family protein — MPLFEVETEGHIIITWASDEDSATGVVNEAYPSERVIRLTKRPRDTWVISKSALGINGRIDPCNTARDCLSKAAGDKVHAIRLYMHETGTDLERARKVIESNMVMGW, encoded by the coding sequence ATGCCACTATTTGAAGTCGAAACGGAAGGACACATTATCATCACTTGGGCGAGCGACGAGGATTCGGCCACCGGCGTGGTCAACGAGGCGTATCCAAGTGAACGGGTGATTCGACTGACCAAGCGCCCGCGGGATACCTGGGTCATCTCGAAATCGGCCCTGGGGATCAACGGGCGAATCGACCCTTGCAACACCGCCCGCGACTGCCTCTCAAAAGCCGCCGGCGACAAAGTCCACGCGATCCGGCTCTACATGCACGAAACCGGGACCGATCTGGAGCGGGCCCGCAAGGTGATCGAATCGAATATGGTGATGGGCTGGTAG
- a CDS encoding ABC transporter ATP-binding protein translates to MPELAVSNLTKQFPARAESLEVLRGVSLALSAGQNLAILGPSGSGKSTLLHIVGTLDRPTSGEVRLDGKDPFVLDEPKLADFRSRRIGFVFQDHHLLPQCRVLENVLLPTLAQGATNNGDLERAKMLLDRVGLAARLEHRPAELSGGERQRVAVARALIRKPILLLADEPTGNLDRTTASSVAKLLLELHEQEQTMMIAVTHSMELAAMFQRRMELDEGKLKERN, encoded by the coding sequence ATGCCCGAACTGGCTGTTTCTAATTTGACCAAGCAGTTTCCGGCTCGGGCCGAGTCGCTCGAAGTGCTGCGCGGGGTGTCGCTGGCATTGTCGGCCGGGCAGAATTTGGCAATTCTCGGGCCGAGCGGATCAGGGAAAAGCACGCTGCTGCACATCGTTGGCACGCTCGACCGCCCCACCTCCGGCGAGGTGCGGCTGGATGGCAAAGACCCGTTCGTACTCGACGAGCCGAAACTGGCCGATTTCCGCAGCCGACGGATCGGTTTCGTCTTTCAAGATCACCATCTGCTGCCGCAGTGCAGAGTACTGGAAAACGTGCTGCTACCCACGCTAGCGCAAGGTGCAACGAATAATGGCGATCTGGAGCGGGCCAAAATGCTGCTCGATCGCGTCGGGCTGGCGGCGCGGCTGGAGCATCGCCCGGCGGAACTTTCCGGCGGCGAGCGGCAGCGGGTGGCGGTAGCGCGGGCGCTTATTCGCAAGCCGATCTTGCTGTTGGCCGACGAGCCGACAGGCAATCTCGACCGGACCACCGCCTCCTCCGTCGCGAAACTGCTGCTGGAGCTGCACGAACAGGAGCAGACGATGATGATCGCCGTCACGCATAGCATGGAACTGGCCGCGATGTTCCAGCGGCGGATGGAACTTGATGAGGGAAAACTTAAGGAGCGCAATTGA
- a CDS encoding ABC transporter permease, with protein sequence MSSSRFIVRSLVFHRRIHVAVALGVMAATAVLTGALLVGDSVRGSLRHLTLDRLGRIDAALVTPRFFRAALAEEISAYRDAERPEARIIARPAILLQATVAHGSGAARRSAGQVAVIGCSDGFWDFDPAGPHPRLESGQIVLNESLAEKLGAKVGDNVIVRLPLPGDIPAESALGRKTETVRSLPALKISAIIPATGLGRFGLRPTQQLPYNAYVALATLQKALDQPDRVNAILAGIDRPSDSPPAADDELLQRALHPKLADYGLSLRETPRGYFNLATDRMMLDEPIERAAQRAFGDLDGQPTFTYLANYILASNGKAKIPYSTVTALDIRSKPPLGPFLDRENKEIEPLKDDEIVLNSWAAVDMATQGAKLKRGDTVQIQYFEPESLHGEARERTASFRLKSIVELDGA encoded by the coding sequence TTGTCTTCCTCCCGCTTTATAGTCCGCAGCCTGGTGTTTCATCGGCGAATTCACGTCGCCGTGGCGCTGGGGGTCATGGCGGCCACGGCGGTGCTGACCGGGGCGCTATTGGTCGGCGATTCGGTGCGCGGCAGCCTGCGGCATCTCACACTGGATCGGCTCGGGCGAATCGACGCGGCGCTCGTCACGCCGCGGTTCTTTCGCGCGGCGCTGGCTGAAGAGATTTCAGCGTATCGCGATGCCGAGCGCCCCGAGGCGCGGATCATCGCACGGCCGGCCATCTTACTACAAGCGACAGTGGCTCACGGAAGCGGCGCGGCGCGGCGATCGGCGGGCCAGGTTGCCGTAATCGGATGCAGCGACGGTTTCTGGGATTTTGATCCGGCGGGACCGCACCCGCGGCTTGAGAGTGGCCAGATTGTGCTCAACGAATCACTGGCCGAGAAGCTGGGTGCCAAGGTCGGCGACAACGTGATCGTGCGACTGCCGCTCCCCGGCGACATCCCCGCGGAAAGCGCGCTAGGCCGCAAGACGGAAACGGTCCGCTCGCTGCCAGCCCTCAAGATATCGGCGATCATTCCGGCGACCGGGCTGGGCCGGTTCGGCCTGCGCCCCACGCAGCAGCTTCCGTACAACGCGTACGTCGCCCTCGCGACCTTGCAGAAGGCACTCGACCAGCCCGACCGCGTCAATGCGATCCTTGCGGGCATTGACCGACCCAGCGATTCGCCGCCGGCGGCCGACGACGAATTGCTCCAGCGAGCCTTGCACCCGAAGTTGGCTGATTATGGGCTGTCGCTCCGAGAAACCCCACGAGGCTACTTCAACCTGGCAACTGACCGAATGATGTTGGACGAGCCGATTGAGCGCGCCGCCCAGCGAGCGTTCGGGGATCTCGACGGCCAACCGACCTTCACATATTTGGCGAACTACATTCTTGCGTCGAACGGAAAGGCGAAGATTCCATACTCCACAGTGACCGCGCTCGACATTCGTTCCAAACCGCCGCTCGGGCCATTTCTCGACCGCGAGAACAAAGAGATCGAGCCGCTCAAGGACGACGAAATCGTTCTCAATAGCTGGGCGGCGGTCGACATGGCAACGCAGGGAGCAAAACT